In Thunnus maccoyii chromosome 11, fThuMac1.1, whole genome shotgun sequence, one genomic interval encodes:
- the xrcc5 gene encoding X-ray repair cross-complementing protein 5, which translates to MARAKSALVLCMDVGFSMSNSAPGEEPPFELAKKVIQKFVQRQVFSETKDELALVLFGTDSTKNSLDKDGQYQNITVHRHLMMADFELLEEIENQIHPESQQADWLDALVVCMDLIQTETKGKKYDRLNIVLLTDLNTQASPEHLDVIIENLKQADITLQLFLPFPAEDDEEGGGDADRGCPSQPGTGKGLSREQKNSLDMVKHVMLSLDEEDGLDQIYTFRNAIEQLCMFKRIERRPMAWPCQLTIGSSLSIRIVGYKAVTEERLKKLWVTVDAQTNKKDDVKRETVYCLDDDNETEVQRDDTIQGFRYGSDIVPFSKVDQEQMKYKHDGKCFAVLGFTKQNLVHRHQFMGNQVMKMFAPKDDEHAGVALSALIRALDELKMVAIVRYAYDRRCNPQVGAAFPCIKQDYECLMYIQLPFMEDLRQFTFPSLENNKKFTPSDTQLSAVDSLIDSMMLVEDEDGEQKDMFKVHHIPNPAFQRHFQCLHHRAVNPGTPLPPMEEWLKAALERPEVISERCQAPLEETKKKFPLTQVEKKKKPKTSAQIFGKDSEEPDAKKAKGDEEEEEYNLANIAEGSVTSVGSVNPARDFRTLIKHKSLPFGEVCQQLTHRIEQLLSNKDTPYYMKSITCIQAFREQSVKLGNADLYNSYLQSLKRSIPNRGLEVFWDLLVQDAISLISKDEVEGSTVSKNEANQFLLAEEKKEEAAAPTSEDNGDVDDLLDMM; encoded by the exons TCGGCGTTGGTACTGTGCATGGATGTGGGGTTCTCCATGTCCAACTCTGCCCCGGGGGAAGAACCTCCCTTTGAACTTGCCAAGAAAGTCATTCAGAAGTTTGTCCAGCGCCAG GTTTTTTCAGAGACTAAGGATGAATTGGCTTTGGTTCTGTTTGGCACTGACTCCACCAAGAACTCGCTGGACAAAGACGGCCAGTACCAGAACATCACTGTGCATCGCCACCTAATGATGGCTGATTTTGAGCTTCTGGAGGAAATCGAGAATCAGATCCATCCAGAGAGCCAGCAGGCCGATT GGCTGGATGCTCTTGTTGTCTGCATGGATCTCattcagacagaaacaaa ggggaaaaaatacGATCGTCTGAACATAGTCCTCCTGACTGACCTCAACACTCAGGCCAGCCCAGAACACCTTGACGTCATTATTGAAAACCTGAAACAAGCTGACATCACATTGCAGTTATT TTTGCCTTTCCCTGCGGAGGACGAtgaggagggtggaggagatGCAGACAGAGGATGTCCCAGTCAGCCGGGCACAGGCAAAGGTCTGTCCAGGGAACAGAAGAATAGCCTGGACATGGTGAAACACGTCATGCTAAGCCTGGATGAAGAGGATGGTCTCGATCAAATTTACACCTTTAG GAATGCCATCGAGCAGCTGTGTATGTTCAAGCGTATCGAGAGGAGACCCATGGCCTGGCCCTGTCAGCTGACCATCGGCAGCTCTCTCTCCATCCGTATTGTTGGGTACAAAGCT GTGACCGAAGAGAGACTGAAGAAATTGTGGGTTACAGTTGATGCTCAAACCAACAAAAAAGACGACGTGAAGAGAGAGACTGTCTACTGTCTGGACGATGACAACGAGACAGAGGTGCAGAGGGATGACACCATTCAAG GTTTTCGCTATGGAAGTGACATTGTTCCCTTCTCCAAAGTGGATCAAGAGCAGATGAAATACAAGCATGATGGGAAGTGCTTTGCTGTTCTGGGCTTTACCAAACAGAACCTG GTTCATCGCCATCAGTTCATGGGAAACCAGGTCATGAAGATGTTCGCTCCAAAGGATGATGAG CATGCAGGAGTGGCACTGTCTGCTCTCATCCGGGCGCTGGATGAACTCAAAATGGTGGCCATTGTACGTTACGCCTATGACCGGCGCTGCAATCCTCAAGTAGGAGCAGCTTTCCCTTGCATCAAGCAGGACTATGAG TGTCTCATGTACATCCAGCTGCCCTTCATGGAAGACCTCAGACAGTTTACATTTCCTTCTCTTGAAAACAATAAGAAGTTCACCCCCTCAG ACACCCAGCTGTCTGCTGTCGACTCTCtcattgactccatgatgttggtTGAAGATGAGGATGGAGAACAAAAGGACATGTTCAAGGTCCACCACATTCCCAACCCTGCGTTCCAGAGGCACTTCCAG TGCCTGCACCATCGGGCAGTAAACCCCGGCACCCCTCTTCCCCCCATGGAAGAGTGGCTGAAGGCTGCCCTCGAGCGCCCTGAGGTAATTAGTGAACGTTGCCAAGCTCCACTAGAGGAGACGAAGAAGAAGTTTCCTCTCACACAagtggagaagaaaaagaagccGAAGACTAGTGCTCAGATTTTTGGCAAAGA CTCGGAGGAGCCGGATGCCAAGAAGGCAAaaggagatgaggaagaggaggagtacAACCTGGCTAACATTGCTGAAGGCTCTGTAACATCG GTGGGAAGTGTGAATCCAGCCCGAGATTTCCGCACTCTGATCAAGCACAAGAGTCTTCCATTCGGGGAGG TCTGCCAGCAACTAACTCACAGGATAGAGCAGTTGCTTAGCAACAAGGACACACCTTACTACATGAAAAGCATCACCTGTATCCAGGCTTTCAGAGAGCAGTCTGTGAAG CTGGGGAATGCTGATCTGTACAACAGCTACCTCCAGTCCCTGAAAAGAAGCATCCCAAACAGAGGGCTAGAAGTCTTCTGGGACCTGCTTGTTCAAG ATGCCATATCTCTGATTAGCAAGGACGAGGTTGAAGGAAGCACCGTATCCAAAAACGAAGCTAATCAG TTTCTGTTGgctgaggagaagaaagaggaggcaGCTGCACCAACAAGTGAAGATAATGGAGATGTTGATGACTTG CTGGACATGATGTAA
- the LOC121906888 gene encoding collagen alpha-2(VI) chain-like — MAVISGFIFLCMLHAAIPQALPRGPRPIPGRGDSPGPTPSPTPGPTPCPTLPPLPPGVCKERIKDCCINLYFVIDTSESIALQEAPFPILVEKVKEFTMMFAEKLDNEVYRNQVRFNWSIGGLQYSQRQKIFSNFTDKVEFAVNASKIEYLGRGTYTDCAIKKMTHEMTTKKKITENTAFFSVVITDGHVTGSPCGGIKEMAEKARDQGIHLFSVAASKIIDKLGMREIASSPIDVYRDEYMAVDGGPRKRDETIDRIIKAMKYQAYLKCYKEECLNIPGLPGPKGFDGQKGRKGDSGIPGPKGEKGRQGDPGIEGRIGPLGKKGETGLKGDKGDIGLSGARGVRGVSGRNGTDGQKGKIGRIGAPGCKGDPGDKGPDGYPGNIGESGTPGKKGEKGDSGLPGKSGLPGPDGERGPKGERGNPGNPGSPGKRGTPGIKGLPGPNGEEGRRGDPGSKGGQGPDGKKGERGERGLQGGRGRPGEDGLKGAKGDNGLPGPRGRPGEPGGLGEIGSMGNPGDPGPRGDSGPKGIKGDKGRQGFSYTGTRGPTGEKGVPGKRGPRGGRGECGAKGDPGEPGNIGDSGDPGQPGEPGERGPRGDPGRDGGPGPEGDPGLNDCDVMTYIRETCGCCDCEKYCGALDIIFVIDSSESIGQTNFTLEKNFVISTIKRLGTMASDPASLTGTRVGVVQFSHLGTFEAIRLDDPKINSISDFKTAVKNLKWIAGGTFTPSALKFTYETLIKNSKRAQAKVSVVVVTDGRYDPKDEEDGFHYLCNDKRVVVDAIGVGDMFNRTYNNETLSSIVCRKGGRSETMRRYADLVAEDFLVKMETKLCPEPVIVCPDLPCKSEPDVSPCVQRPVDLVFLLDGSERLGTDNFRHVREFLQKVANRLVLARSKDDERRARLALIEYGKNEQRLAFSLTHNLDTISAGIADLTYLDSSSTVEPAISYAINNILLRQTRRNAEISFVFITDGITVMGNLTESVDAMRKEQVVSTVIATGSDVDEEVIKKLAIGDQDAIFKVQDLSNLSRSRFFDRFIQWIC; from the exons AAAGGATAAAAGACTGCTGCATCAACTTATATTTCGTCATTGACACCTCAGAGAGCATCGCCTTGCAGGAGGCCCCATTTCCAATACTGGTGGAGAAGGTCAAGGAGTTCACCATGATGTTTGCTGAGAAGCTGGATAATGAGGTGTACCGGAACCAGGTCCGGTTTAACTGGTCCATAGGAGGCCTGCAGTACTCTCAGAGGCAAAAGATCTTCAGCAATTTTACAGACAAGGTTGAGTTCGCCGTGAATGCCAGTAAAATCGAGTACCTCGGCAGAGGCACCTACACCGACTGCGCCAtcaaaaaaatgacacatgaaaTGACcacgaaaaaaaaaattacGGAGAATACTGCCTTCTTCTCTGTGGTCATCACTGATGGCCATGTGACAGGAAGCCCATGTGGGGGGATCAAGGAGATGGCAGAGAAGGCCCGGGACCAGGGGATCCATCTGTTCTCAGTGGCAGCATCCAAGATCATTGACAAATTAGGGATGAGGGAGATAGCCAGCTCTCCTATTGATGTGTACCGTGATGAGTATATGGCTGTAGATGGAGGACCAAGAAAAAGGGATGAAACGATTGATCGTATCATAAAAGCCATG AAATATCAAGCCTATttaaaa TGTTATAAAGAAGAATGCCTTAACATTCCTGGGTTGCCTGGACCAAAAGGGTTTGACGGTCAAAAA gGTAGGAAAGGAGACAGTGGTATTCCTGGCCCAAAAGGGGAAAAGGGGAGACAG gGTGATCCTGGCATTGAAGGTCGAATTGGGCCACTCGGCAAAAAG GGAGAGACTGGTTTGAAAGGTGACAAG GGTGACATTGGACTAAGTGGAGCAAGG GGTGTGAGAGGAGTATCTGGCAGGAATGGAACTGATGGACAAAAG GGTAAGATTGGCCGAATCGGGGCTCCTGGTTGCAAAGGTGATCCAGGTGACAAG GGACCAGATGGCTACCCTGGAAACATTGGTGAATCTGGGACACCGGGCAAGAAAGGTGAAAAG ggTGACAGTGGCCTCCCTGGGAAATCTGGTCTCCCAGGCCCTGATGGTGAAAGAGGACCAAAG GGTGAAAGAGGAAATCCTGGAAATCCAGGATCGCCAGGAAAAAGGGGAACTCCG GGTATTAAAGGCTTGCCTGGACCAAATGGTGAAGAG ggaaggagaggagaccCTGGATCAAAGGGAGGACAAGGACCTGAtgggaaaaaaggagagagg gGAGAACGAGGGCTACAGGGAGGCAGAGGCCGACCTGGGGAAGACGGACTCAAAGGCGCCAAG GGTGACAATGGACTACCAGGACCGAGGGGTCGGCCAGGAGAACCAGGAGGCCTTGGAGAAATT GGCTCCATGGGAAATCCGGGAGATCCTGGACCAAGGGGAGACTCAGGGCCTAAAGGAATAAAG gGTGACAAAGGAAGGCAAGGATTCAGCTATACTGGAACGAGAGGGCCCACT GGAGAAAAAGGTGTTCCAGGCAAAAGAGGGCCCAGGGGGGGCAGAGGTGAATGTGGCGCCAAAGGAGACCCTGGAGAACCAGGAAATATAGGAGATTCT GGGGATCCAGGTCAGCCGGGCGAGCCAGGAGAGAGAGGGCCAAGAGGAGACCCTGGACGTGAT ggaggCCCTGGACCAGAGGGCGATCCTGGGCTCAAT GACTGTGATGTCATGACTTACATCAGGGAGACGTGCGGTTGTTGTG ACTGTGAGAAGTACTGTGGAGCTCTGGACATTATATTTGTAATTGATAGCTCAGAAAGCATTGGGCAGACAAACTTCACCCTGGAAAAGAACTTTGTTATCAGCACCATCAAGAGACTGGGAACTATGGCCAGTGACCCTGCATCACTCACCG GCACAAGAGTTGGAGTTGTGCAATTCAGTCACCTTGGGACCTTTGAGGCCATTCGTCTTGATGACCCGAAAATAAACTCCATCTCTGACTTCAAAACGGCAGTGAAGAATCTAAAGTGGATTGCTGGGGGCACCTTCACACCCTCAGCTCTCAAGTTCACTTATGAAACCCTCATCAAGAACAGCAAGAGAGCCCAAGCCAAAGTGTCCGTAGTGGTGGTTACAGATGGCCGCTATGATCCGAAAGATGAAGAGGATGGGTTCCATTACCTTTGCAATGATAAAAGAGTGGTGGTGGATGCCATTGGGGTTGGTGATATGTTTAATCGTACGTACAATAACGAGACCCTGTCGTCGATAGTGTGCAGAAAAGGAGGCCGTTCCGAGACGATGAGGAGGTACGCTGACTTGGTGGCAGAAGACTTTCTAGTCAAAATGGAGACTAAGCTCTGTCCTG AACCGGTGATTGTGTGCCCTGATCTCCCCTGTAAAAGCG AACCTGATGTATCCCCGTGTGTGCAGCGGCCAGTGGATTTGGTATTTCTACTAGATGGCTCAGAGCGCCTTGGGACAGATAACTTCCGTCATGTCCGTGAATTTTTGCAGAAGGTGGCAAACAGACTGGTGCTGGCCCGCAGCAAGGACGATGAAAGACGAGCCCGCTTGGCTCTGATAGAGTACGGCAAGAACGAGCAACGTCTGGCCTTCTCTCTTACACACAACCTTGACACTATCTCTGCCGGTATAGCTGACCTGACTTATCTAGATTCATCCTCCACCGTGGAGCCCGCCATCTCCTACGCCATCAATAACATTCTGCTTAGGCAAACGAGACGCAATGCAgagatttcatttgttttcatcacCGACGGCATCACCGTCATGGGCAACCTGACAGAGTCGGTTGATGCCATGCGCAAGGAACAGGTCGTCTCCACAGTGATAGCTACAGGAAGCGATGTTGATGAAGAAGTTATAAAGAAGCTGGCCATAGGTGACCAGGACGCCATCTTCAAAGTACAAGACTTGTCTAATCTGTCTCGGTCCCGTTTTTTTGACCGTTTCATCCAGTGGATATGTTAA